A window from Drosophila yakuba strain Tai18E2 chromosome 3L, Prin_Dyak_Tai18E2_2.1, whole genome shotgun sequence encodes these proteins:
- the LOC26536224 gene encoding serine/threonine-protein phosphatase 4 catalytic subunit, translating to MSDVDRLVENLRHAPVRLPKELEVRQLCRSLSDLLVSEANLLSLQSPQIVCGDIHGQFEDLLHLLELGGSVQQHRYLFLGDLVDRGKNSVETFLLLAALKVRHPAQVTLLRGNHECRSATRSYGFYDECLAQYGSANVWRMCCRVFDLLPLAAIIDGNIFCVHGGLSPEIQRLDEFRKLDRCHEIPESGVIADLLWSDPQEAPGWTASPRGHGKLFGGDVVEQFTRSNGISLICRAHQLARDGFRWHFGQKLVTIWSAPNYCYRCGNKAAILRINSVGDYDFEVFEAPALHSKPQPRKPKKRCRQFFL from the coding sequence ATGAGTGATGTGGATCGTCTGGTGGAAAATCTGCGCCATGCGCCGGTCCGTCTGCCCAAGGAGTTGGAGGTTCGCCAGCTATGCCGCTCATTGAGTGACTTGCTTGTCAGCGAGGCGAATCTATTGAGCCTGCAGAGTCCGCAAATCGTATGCGGCGACATACACGGGCAGTTCGAGGATCTGCTCCACCTGCTGGAACTGGGCGGATCGGTGCAGCAGCATCGCTACTTGTTCCTGGGCGACCTGGTGGATCGGGGCAAAAACAGCGTGGAGACCTTTCTTCTGCTAGCTGCTCTCAAAGTGCGACATCCGGCACAGGTTACCCTGTTGCGGGGTAACCATGAGTGTCGCAGTGCCACTCGATCCTATGGATTCTACGACGAGTGCCTTGCACAGTACGGCTCTGCGAATGTCTGGAGGATGTGTTGCCGTGTGTTCGATCTCTTGCCGCTGGCGGCGATCATTGATGGCAATATATTTTGCGTTCATGGCGGCTTGTCGCCGGAGATCCAGCGATTGGATGAATTCCGTAAACTGGATCGCTGCCACGAGATACCCGAAAGTGGAGTCATAGCTGATCTCCTCTGGAGTGATCCCCAGGAAGCGCCTGGATGGACGGCGTCGCCACGTGGGCATGGAAAGCTCTTTGGCGGCGATGTTGTGGAGCAGTTCACCCGCAGCAATGGTATCTCTCTCATATGCAGGGCTCACCAGTTGGCCAGGGATGGCTTTCGGTGGCATTTTGGGCAAAAGCTGGTGACTATCTGGTCAGCACCCAACTATTGCTATCGCTGCGGCAACAAAGCGGCCATTCTGCGTATAAATTCTGTTGGGGATTACGATTTTGAAGTGTTTGAAGCGCCGGCGCTGCACTCCAAGCCTCAGCCAAGGAAACCGAAAAAGCGTTGTCGTCAATTTTTTCTATGA
- the LOC6533789 gene encoding uncharacterized protein LOC6533789: MFYPNTSEVEKSQMDEELELISRNLISVMAKLKKSKHNDLQDRKLKMARLIRLHLQHVQTTVVTLRRRTQQRTRRRFRMLRTFFMRQMMEMHSNYLHIYAMLRLKHSQVMDSDSETSDVDGEPQVEIGMQGTFPCFDSHFFEHVIPDLSEEEFLNTLHVTRGTFETLCKQLSPTLRTSDELTQRAPAISTEKCVALALYFLASGERLSLIAERFSLPRPRTIKCLKVFCNAVMSTLGRALRQLPQHPVDCNSVAEGFQRESNMPAALVGVLGVCSIPIRANGDAKNSILRMEYLLDDRMLFRELQLGCGLRATLGPMFSHAPNTLTAIPKFRINSRPVPAFVLAPVYQNYPLRPWLLQRYTDPIAPHEHDFNEVAEHLQELSDCALHRLMSRWSFLSQPLDISFHTASCIITAAAVLHNLLEELSEPHMLEWGNSVDVSKFRAEPLPDSVGEDAESHTALEVRDFLARTISSTEM, encoded by the coding sequence ATGTTTTACCCTAATACAAGTGAAGTAGAAAAATCACAAATGGATGAGGAATTGGAATTAATCAGCCGCAATTTAATCAGTGTGATGGCCAAGttgaaaaaaagcaaacacaatgACTTGCAGGATCGAAAGCTAAAGATGGCCCGGCTGATACGACTCCACTTGCAGCATGTGCAAACTACGGTGGTCACGCTCAGGAGGAGGACGCAGCAGAGGACCAGGCGGAGATTTAGGATGCTACGCACGTTTTTTATGCGCCAGATGATGGAGATGCACTCGAACTACCTGCACATATACGCCATGCTGCGCCTGAAGCATTCCCAAGTCATGGACTCGGACTCGGAAACCAGCGATGTCGATGGAGAACCGCAGGTGGAGATTGGCATGCAAGGAACTTTTCCCTGCTTCGATTCCCATTTCTTTGAGCATGTGATTCCTGATCTGAGCGAGGAGGAGTTTCTGAACACACTCCATGTGACCCGGGGAACCTTTGAGACCTTGTGCAAGCAATTGTCTCCCACTCTGCGGACTTCGGATGAACTTACTCAAAGAGCGCCAGCAATTTCTACCGAAAAGTGCGTGGCTCTGGCCCTGTACTTCCTGGCCAGCGGCGAGCGGCTCTCTTTGATTGCCGAGAGATTTTCCCTGCCCCGTCCAAGGACTATCAAGTGTCTAAAGGTCTTTTGCAACGCCGTGATGTCTACTTTAGGCCGAGCGCTTCGCCAATTGCCACAACATCCAGTGGACTGCAATAGTGTAGCCGAAGGCTTCCAGCGCGAAAGCAACATGCCCGCCGCACTCGTCGGAGTTCTTGGCGTCTGCTCCATTCCAATCCGGGCCAATGGCGACGCCAAGAACTCGATACTGCGCATGGAGTATCTCCTGGATGATCGAATGCTCTTTAGGGAGCTGCAATTGGGATGTGGCTTGCGTGCCACCCTGGGACCCATGTTTTCACACGCACCCAATACTCTCACCGCAATCCCTAAATTCCGCATTAATTCCCGCCCAGTTCCGGCCTTTGTCTTGGCTCCGGTGTACCAGAACTATCCACTGCGTCCCTGGCTTTTGCAGCGCTATACTGATCCGATAGCCCCGCACGAGCACGACTTCAACGAGGTTGCCGAGCATCTGCAGGAGTTGAGTGACTGCGCATTGCATCGCCTCATGTCCCGCTGGAGCTTCCTTAGCCAACCCCTGGACATTAGCTTCCACACGGCGTCATGCATCATCACAGCAGCCGCAGTGCTGCACAATCTACTGGAAGAACTAAGCGAACCGCACATGCTTGAGTGGGGCAACTCAGTGGACGTGTCCAAGTTCCGGGCAGAGCCGCTGCCTGATTCAGTCGGCGAAGACGCTGAGTCTCACACGGCGCTAGAAGTGCGAGATTTCTTAGCCAGAACCATAAGCTCTACTGAAATGTGA
- the LOC6533786 gene encoding NADH-cytochrome b5 reductase 3 isoform X1, translating to MARIVESNFVPLAVGVVAVLAGALIVHYLLNKKSTKPRREPNRTARLRTLVDPNDKYLLPLIEKENLSHDTRRFRFGLPSKQHVLGLPVGQHIHLIATIDNELVIRPYTPISSDEDVGYVDLVVKVYFKDTHPKFPTGGKMTQHLEQLELGDKISFRGPSGRLQYLGNGTFSIKKLRKDPPKLVSAKRVNMIAGGTGITPMLQLAREVLKRSDKDKTELALLFANQSEKDILLRAELDELAEKHPDQFKVWYTVDKAGEGWQYSVGFINEDMIAAHLLPANDDTIVLLCGPPPMINFACNPSLDKLGYHPDTRFAY from the exons ATGGCCCGCATCGTTGAGAGCAAT TTTGTGCCACTAGCGGTGGGTGTGGTCGCCGTACTCGCAGGCGCCCTGATCGTCCATTATCTGCTGAATAAAAAGTCCACGAAACCACGCCGGGAACCCAATCGCACCGCCAGGCTGCGCACGCTTGTGGATCCCAACGACAAGTATCTGCTGCCACTCATCGAAAAGGAGAATCTGAGCCATGACACTAGGAGATTCCGGTTTGGATTGCCCTCCAAGCAGCACGTCCTTGGCCTGCCTGTTGGTCAGCACATTCATCTGATTGCCACCATCGACAATGAACTGGTGATTCGGCCATACACACCTATATCGTCCGATGAGGATGTGGGCTACGTCGACCTAGTCGTCAAGGTGTACTTCAAGGACACGCATCCCAAGTTCCCGACCGGCGGTAAAATGACGCAACACCTGGAGCAGCTAGAGTTGGGGGACAAGATCTCGTTCCGTGGTCCCTCGGGTAGGCTACAATATCTCGGCAATGGCACCTTCTCCATAAAAAAGTTGCGCAAGGATCCGCCCAAGCTCGTGTCCGCCAAGCGGGTCAACATGATTGCCGGCGGCACTGGCATTACTCCAATGCTCCAATTGGCCAGAGAAGTGCTCAAACGCAGCGACAAGGATAAGACTGAACTGGCGTTGCTCTTCGCCAATCAG AGCGAAAAGGACATTCTGCTGCGTGCGGAGTTGGACGAACTGGCCGAAAAGCATCCTGACCAGTTTAAGGTCTGGTACACAGTTGACAAGGCCGGCGAAG GTTGGCAGTACAGTGTTGGCTTCATCAATGAGGACATGATCGCCGCCCACCTGCTTCCGGCCAATGACGATACCATTGTGTTGCTTTGCGGCCCACCACCTATGATTAACTTTGCCTGCAATCCGTCGCTGGACAAGCTTGGCTACCACCCGGACACCCGTTTTGCCTACTAA
- the LOC6533785 gene encoding uncharacterized protein LOC6533785 produces MQRAPVTSFTFSKAFKQYGSNTYWRCKGPPMPLRQKCPRASAQGPAATVGAACQTSPRKCKKRWSQLRHQFNKEVDRVDSRWPWRESLRFLEGLVHRRQRASTPVEDGQEELSAAFAGVSVVPPSSSPEDPTDEIPSASFLDAQKALFSSAGEHIKHTFEKCFDIFDVKFVRS; encoded by the exons ATGCAGCG AGCCCCCGTCACCAGCTTTACTTTCTCAAAAGCATTCAAGCAATATGGAAGCAACACTTATTGGCGCTGTAAAGGACCACCCATGCCTTTACGACAGAAGTGTCCACGTGCGTCAGCACAAGGACCGGCGGCAACCGTTGGGGCGGCGTGCCAAACCTCGC CCAGAAAGTGCAAGAAAAGGTGGTCGCAGCTGCGCCACCAATTCAACAAGGAGGTGGACAGGGTGGACTCGAGGTGGCCGTGGAGGGAGAGTCTGCGGTTTTTGGAGGGGTTAGTGCACCGCAG GCAACGCGCGAGCACACCGGTGGAGGACGGCCAGGAGGAGCTGTCTGCAGCATTTGCGGGGGTAAGCGTGGTGCCCCCCAGCAGCAGCCCAGAGGATCCCACGGACGAGATCCCCTCTGCGTCATTTTTGGACGCGCAGAAGGCGCTTTTTTCTTCGGCCGGAGAACACATAaaacacacttttgaaaaatgttttgatatttttgatgTCAAATTTGTGAGATCCTGA
- the LOC6533786 gene encoding NADH-cytochrome b5 reductase 3 isoform X2, which produces MTEFDFVPLAVGVVAVLAGALIVHYLLNKKSTKPRREPNRTARLRTLVDPNDKYLLPLIEKENLSHDTRRFRFGLPSKQHVLGLPVGQHIHLIATIDNELVIRPYTPISSDEDVGYVDLVVKVYFKDTHPKFPTGGKMTQHLEQLELGDKISFRGPSGRLQYLGNGTFSIKKLRKDPPKLVSAKRVNMIAGGTGITPMLQLAREVLKRSDKDKTELALLFANQSEKDILLRAELDELAEKHPDQFKVWYTVDKAGEGWQYSVGFINEDMIAAHLLPANDDTIVLLCGPPPMINFACNPSLDKLGYHPDTRFAY; this is translated from the exons atgaCGGAATTCGAT TTTGTGCCACTAGCGGTGGGTGTGGTCGCCGTACTCGCAGGCGCCCTGATCGTCCATTATCTGCTGAATAAAAAGTCCACGAAACCACGCCGGGAACCCAATCGCACCGCCAGGCTGCGCACGCTTGTGGATCCCAACGACAAGTATCTGCTGCCACTCATCGAAAAGGAGAATCTGAGCCATGACACTAGGAGATTCCGGTTTGGATTGCCCTCCAAGCAGCACGTCCTTGGCCTGCCTGTTGGTCAGCACATTCATCTGATTGCCACCATCGACAATGAACTGGTGATTCGGCCATACACACCTATATCGTCCGATGAGGATGTGGGCTACGTCGACCTAGTCGTCAAGGTGTACTTCAAGGACACGCATCCCAAGTTCCCGACCGGCGGTAAAATGACGCAACACCTGGAGCAGCTAGAGTTGGGGGACAAGATCTCGTTCCGTGGTCCCTCGGGTAGGCTACAATATCTCGGCAATGGCACCTTCTCCATAAAAAAGTTGCGCAAGGATCCGCCCAAGCTCGTGTCCGCCAAGCGGGTCAACATGATTGCCGGCGGCACTGGCATTACTCCAATGCTCCAATTGGCCAGAGAAGTGCTCAAACGCAGCGACAAGGATAAGACTGAACTGGCGTTGCTCTTCGCCAATCAG AGCGAAAAGGACATTCTGCTGCGTGCGGAGTTGGACGAACTGGCCGAAAAGCATCCTGACCAGTTTAAGGTCTGGTACACAGTTGACAAGGCCGGCGAAG GTTGGCAGTACAGTGTTGGCTTCATCAATGAGGACATGATCGCCGCCCACCTGCTTCCGGCCAATGACGATACCATTGTGTTGCTTTGCGGCCCACCACCTATGATTAACTTTGCCTGCAATCCGTCGCTGGACAAGCTTGGCTACCACCCGGACACCCGTTTTGCCTACTAA
- the LOC26535168 gene encoding uncharacterized protein LOC26535168, translating to MSGTRDEDFVNLEIFKLNTYCWERILSYLSLTEQLHLAASNRQLQVLFETLQHRYRIITESDTANIGETEIQQLLDIVREHVISYETPLDPHSVQEQYLWLLRDYCSNLRHLKMSFRRPRWHDLLQLKSLTSLHVSLHFPNQGMYRDFVCSLRALPQLKKLKLEATSYTGDGLLVLENLESLEIGSQRGFDASILASCCMTMKQLCHLNMGEYTVNLTAEDFRVIVKKGRNLERLAFNTSLQEYVPYDIVNQLPKLKHLQLWHVDFLKLRLIEGLIRKPGTPLESLILVGHTLEMAQVEHICEISSLRELSVSCNTAFTKSLLSLKNLEILDVKMSDVTNDQLLKLLEGCPLLKVFGVRSCRLITFDFVQEAIRLYNRRKIRIYLHKSSVNWSTLPILNNNSNIQFIKGYLRNPILINKDTCEMY from the coding sequence ATGAGCGGAACACGCGATGAAGATTTTGTGAATCTAGAAATCTTCAAACTGAACACCTACTGCTGGGAAAGGATACTGTCCTATTTAAGCCTCACTGAGCAACTACATCTCGCCGCCTCAAATCGTCAGCTTCAAGTGCTTTTCGAAACGCTACAACACAGGTATAGGATCATTACAGAAAGCGACACCGCAAATATCGGCGAAACGGAGATCCAACAGCTACTGGACATTGTTAGAGAGCATGTGATCAGCTATGAGACCCCACTGGATCCCCATTCTGTGCAGGAGCAGTATTTGTGGCTGTTGCGGGACTACTGCTCGAACCTGCGACACCTCAAAATGTCTTTTCGACGCCCCAGGTGGCACGATTTGTTGCAATTGAAGAGTCTAACATCGCTACATGTCAGCCTGCACTTTCCGAATCAAGGCATGTATAGGGATTTTGTGTGTAGCCTAAGGGCTCTGCCGCAACTAAAGAAACTCAAATTGGAGGCGACATCTTATACGGGAGACGGACTGCTTGTACTGGAGAATTTGGAGTCCTTGGAGATTGGCAGCCAACGCGGATTTGATGCCAGCATTTTGGCTTCGTGCTGCATGACAATGAAGCAGTTGTGCCACCTTAACATGGGTGAATACACCGTCAACCTTACAGCTGAAGACTTTCGTGTAATTGTGAAAAAGGGCCGAAATCTGGAGCGGCTCGCTTTTAATACAAGTCTGCAGGAATATGTGCCATACGACATTGTCAACCAGCTCCCCAAATTGAAACACTTACAGTTGTGGCATGTGGACTTTCTTAAACTTCGTTTAATCGAGGGACTTATTCGAAAACCGGGCACTCCGTTGGAAAGCCTCATTTTGGTGGGACACACCCTGGAAATGGCACAAGTGGAGCATATCTGCGAGATTTCTTCACTTCGTGAGCTGTCTGTCTCCTGTAACACAGCTTTCACAAAAAGTCTTCTAAGCCTGAAGAATTTAGAAATTTTGGACGTCAAAATGTCAGATGTTACCAACGATCAGCTATTAAAGCTTCTGGAAGGATGTCCACTTTTAAAAGTATTTGGTGTCCGGTCGTGCAGGCTAATCACCTTCGACTTTGTGCAAGAAGCAATAAGATTGTATAATCGCAGAAAAATTCGAATCTATTTGCATAAGTCATCTGTTAATTGGAGCACTCTGCCAATACTGAATAACAATAGTAACATTCAGTTCATAAAAGGCTATTTAAGGAATCCCATATTGATTAACAAAGATACTTGTGAAATGTATTAA
- the LOC6533787 gene encoding 60S ribosomal protein L10a-2 — MASKVSRDTLYEGVNGLLDASAKKKRGFLETVELQIGLKNYDPQKDKRFSGTVKLKHIPRPKMKVCILGDQQHCDEAKANNVDFMDAEALKKLNKNKKLVKKLAKSYDAFLASESLIKQIPRLLGPGLNKAGKFPALLSHQESMIGKIEEVKSTIKFQMKKVLCLSVAVGHVGMKSDELAQNVNLSINFLVSLLKKNWQNVRSLHVKSSMGPPQRLY, encoded by the exons ATGGC GTCGAAGGTTTCGCGTGATACGCTGTATGAGGGCGTCAATGGACTCCTGGACGCTTCGGCAAAGAAGAAGCGTGGCTTCCTCGAGACGGTGGAACTGCAGATCGGCCTGAAGAACTACGATCCCCAGAAGGACAAGCGTTTCTCCGGCACCGTCAA GTTGAAGCACATTCCCCGTCCCAAGATGAAGGTGTGCATTCTGGGTGATCAGCAGCATTGCGATGAAGCCAAGGCCAACAACGTCGACTTCATGGATGCCGAGGCTCTGAAGAAGCtgaacaagaacaagaaacTGGTGAAGAAGTTGGCCAAGTCCTATGATGCCTTCCTGGCCTCCGAGTCGCTCATCAAGCAGATTCCTCGTTTGCTTGGACCTGGATTGAACAAGGCCGGCAAGTTCCCTGCCCTGCTGTCGCATCAGGAGTCTATGATTGGCAAGATCGAGGAGGTTAAGTCGACCATCAAGTTCCAGATGAAGAAGGTGCTCTGCCTGTCCGTCGCCGTCGGTCACGTGGGCATGAAGTCCGACGAGCTGGCCCAAAACGTCAACTTGTCGATCAACTTCTTGGTGTCGCTGTTGAAGAAGAACTGGCAGAATGTGCGCTCCCTGCACGTCAAGTCCTCCATGGGACCGCCCCAGCGTCTTTACTAA